One region of Desulfovibrio sp. X2 genomic DNA includes:
- the rplK gene encoding 50S ribosomal protein L11 → MAKKVTGKIKLQIPAGAANPSPPVGPALGQHGVNIMEFCKAFNAKTQDQKGMIIPVIITVYADRSFTFITKTPPASTLLLKAAKLEKGSGEPNRNKVGTVTMAQVEEIAKLKMPDLSANTVDAAVTNIVGTARSMGIEVK, encoded by the coding sequence ATGGCCAAGAAAGTTACAGGCAAGATCAAGCTGCAGATCCCGGCCGGTGCTGCGAACCCCTCTCCGCCGGTCGGCCCGGCCCTCGGTCAGCACGGCGTGAACATCATGGAGTTCTGCAAGGCGTTCAACGCCAAGACGCAGGACCAGAAGGGCATGATCATCCCGGTGATCATCACGGTCTACGCCGACCGCTCTTTCACCTTCATCACCAAGACCCCGCCTGCCAGCACCCTGCTGCTCAAGGCAGCCAAGCTTGAGAAGGGATCGGGCGAGCCCAACCGTAACAAGGTCGGCACCGTGACCATGGCCCAGGTCGAGGAGATCGCCAAGCTGAAGATGCCCGACCTTTCGGCCAATACGGTCGACGCCGCCGTGACCAATATTGTCGGTACCGCCCGAAGCATGGGCATCGAAGTCAAGTAG
- the rplA gene encoding 50S ribosomal protein L1: MPKHGKKYRNAAEGVDGANKLTVEEAVRLACEKAFAKFDENVDIAMNLGVDPKYSDQMVRGACTLPNGLGKTVRVAVFCKGEKQAEAKAAGADVVGAEDLVEKIQGGWLDFDKAVATPDMMAQVGKIGRLLGPRGLMPNAKTGTVTFDVANAVQEVKAGKVEFKVDKAGVLHAPLGKVSFGPEKILENLKTLADTVMRLKPSAAKGTYIKACAVSTTMGPGLRVDPLSVRKFVEG, encoded by the coding sequence ATGCCGAAGCACGGAAAGAAATATCGGAATGCGGCCGAGGGTGTCGACGGAGCCAACAAGCTTACCGTCGAAGAGGCCGTCCGCCTGGCCTGTGAGAAGGCCTTCGCCAAGTTCGACGAGAACGTGGACATCGCCATGAATCTCGGCGTCGATCCCAAGTACTCCGACCAGATGGTCCGCGGCGCCTGCACCCTGCCCAATGGGCTCGGCAAGACCGTCCGCGTGGCCGTCTTCTGCAAGGGCGAGAAGCAGGCCGAGGCCAAGGCCGCCGGTGCCGACGTCGTCGGCGCCGAGGACCTGGTCGAGAAGATCCAGGGCGGCTGGCTCGACTTCGACAAGGCCGTCGCCACCCCGGACATGATGGCCCAGGTCGGCAAGATCGGCCGTCTGCTCGGCCCCCGCGGCCTGATGCCCAACGCCAAGACCGGCACGGTGACCTTCGACGTCGCCAATGCGGTCCAGGAAGTGAAGGCAGGCAAGGTCGAGTTCAAGGTCGACAAGGCCGGTGTGCTGCATGCCCCCCTCGGCAAGGTCTCCTTCGGTCCCGAGAAGATCCTCGAGAACCTGAAGACCCTCGCCGACACGGTCATGCGCCTGAAGCCGTCCGCTGCCAAGGGCACCTACATCAAGGCCTGCGCAGTGAGCACCACCATGGGCCCGGGCCTCAGGGTCGACCCGCTGTCCGTGCGCAAGTTCGTCGAGGGCTAG
- the nusG gene encoding transcription termination/antitermination protein NusG, whose translation MAENEIVESTSPKARWFIVHTYSGFEQRVEKTIQEMMRTGQDQGLIQEVVVPTEKVIELVKGEKKTSTRKFYPGYVMVKMVLTDYSWHIVQDIPRVTGFVGGKMRPTPMRDSEAKKILDMMEQRQEQPRPKFHFDRGDEVRVIDGPFSGFNGVVEEVNYDKGKLRVSVSIFGRQTPVELDFVQVSKG comes from the coding sequence ATGGCTGAGAACGAAATCGTCGAAAGCACCTCGCCCAAAGCGCGCTGGTTCATCGTCCACACCTATTCGGGGTTCGAGCAGCGCGTGGAGAAGACGATCCAGGAGATGATGCGCACCGGGCAGGATCAGGGCCTCATTCAGGAGGTCGTGGTCCCCACCGAGAAGGTCATCGAGCTGGTCAAGGGCGAGAAGAAGACCTCCACCCGGAAGTTCTATCCCGGGTACGTGATGGTCAAGATGGTCCTGACCGACTACTCCTGGCACATCGTCCAGGACATCCCCCGCGTGACCGGTTTCGTCGGCGGGAAGATGCGGCCTACTCCCATGCGGGACTCCGAGGCCAAGAAGATCCTGGACATGATGGAGCAGCGCCAGGAGCAGCCGAGGCCGAAGTTCCACTTCGACCGGGGCGACGAGGTCCGGGTCATCGACGGCCCGTTCAGCGGCTTCAACGGCGTTGTCGAGGAAGTCAACTACGACAAGGGCAAGCTCCGTGTCTCGGTCTCGATTTTCGGCCGCCAGACGCCGGTCGAACTGGACTTCGTCCAGGTCAGCAAAGGCTAA